In Geotalea uraniireducens, one genomic interval encodes:
- a CDS encoding ribonuclease J — METELIQQPGLRIIPLGGLGEIGLNMTVFEHGNDIIVVDCGLMFPEPHMLGIDLVIPDISYLRERADRLRGIFLTHGHEDHIGALPFVLQELSPPLYGTALTLGFVREKLKEFDLDGLVDMEVVKPRETVTVGDFQVEFLRVSHSIVDGCALAIRTPEGVVIHTGDFKIDQTPVDGELTDLASFARYGAGGVLALLADSTNVEREGYTLSERVVGEAFDEIFPHCPGRIIVAAFSSNIHRVQQAVDAAIRVGRKVLLNGRSMVANVQIARQLGHLRIPDDVLVELRELPRLPREQVCMITTGSQGEPMSALARIAMDDHKQIKLERGDTVILSSRFIPGNEKTISDLINHLYRRGAEVFHEKVSEVHVSGHASQEELKLMLNLVRPRFFIPVHGEYRHLVKHARLAQLVGVPEERCFVAVNGDVISFRDERAAIRETVETGRVFIDGKGIGDVGAVVLKDRKHLSEDGMVVVIIVISRTSGEIVYGPDIVSRGFVFEDESQEFLDETKKIVLDTLAGLSSETLGDWGEVKLEVRRVLRRFFNKTIERRPVILPLILEM, encoded by the coding sequence ATGGAGACAGAGCTGATTCAACAGCCGGGACTGCGGATCATCCCCCTCGGCGGGCTCGGCGAGATCGGGCTGAACATGACCGTCTTCGAGCACGGCAATGACATCATTGTCGTCGACTGCGGCCTGATGTTCCCCGAACCGCACATGCTCGGCATCGATCTGGTCATCCCGGACATCTCCTACCTGCGGGAACGGGCCGACCGGCTCCGGGGGATCTTCCTCACCCACGGCCATGAGGACCACATCGGCGCCCTGCCGTTCGTCCTCCAGGAACTCTCCCCCCCCCTTTACGGTACCGCGCTGACCCTCGGTTTCGTCCGTGAAAAGCTGAAGGAGTTCGACCTGGACGGGCTGGTCGACATGGAGGTGGTCAAGCCGCGGGAGACGGTCACCGTCGGTGACTTCCAGGTGGAATTCCTCCGCGTCTCCCATTCGATCGTCGACGGCTGCGCCCTGGCGATCCGTACCCCCGAGGGGGTGGTGATCCATACCGGCGATTTCAAGATCGACCAGACGCCGGTGGATGGCGAACTGACCGACCTGGCCAGTTTTGCCCGCTACGGCGCCGGCGGGGTGCTGGCGCTCCTGGCCGACTCGACCAACGTTGAACGCGAAGGGTACACCCTTTCCGAGCGGGTGGTCGGCGAGGCGTTCGACGAGATTTTCCCCCACTGCCCGGGGCGGATCATCGTCGCCGCTTTCTCCAGCAACATCCACCGGGTGCAGCAGGCGGTGGACGCGGCGATCCGTGTCGGCCGCAAGGTGCTGCTCAACGGTCGGTCGATGGTGGCCAACGTGCAGATCGCTCGCCAGCTCGGCCACCTGCGGATTCCGGATGACGTGCTGGTCGAATTGCGGGAACTTCCCCGCCTCCCCCGGGAGCAGGTCTGCATGATCACCACCGGTTCCCAGGGGGAGCCGATGAGCGCCCTGGCGCGGATCGCCATGGACGATCACAAGCAGATCAAGCTGGAGCGGGGGGATACGGTGATCCTCTCCTCCCGCTTCATCCCGGGGAACGAGAAGACCATCTCGGACCTGATCAACCACCTTTACCGGCGGGGCGCCGAGGTCTTCCACGAGAAGGTCTCCGAGGTGCACGTCTCGGGGCACGCCTCCCAGGAGGAGCTGAAGCTGATGCTCAACCTGGTTCGTCCCCGCTTCTTCATCCCGGTCCACGGCGAATACCGCCACTTGGTCAAGCACGCCCGCCTGGCCCAGCTGGTCGGGGTGCCGGAGGAGCGCTGCTTCGTGGCGGTCAATGGCGACGTCATCTCCTTCCGCGACGAGCGGGCGGCGATCCGCGAGACCGTCGAAACCGGCCGGGTGTTCATCGACGGCAAGGGGATCGGCGATGTGGGGGCGGTGGTGCTCAAGGACCGCAAGCATCTCTCCGAGGACGGGATGGTGGTGGTGATCATCGTCATCAGCCGGACCAGCGGCGAGATCGTCTACGGTCCCGATATCGTCTCCCGCGGCTTCGTCTTCGAAGACGAGAGCCAGGAGTTTCTCGACGAAACCAAAAAGATCGTCCTCGATACCCTGGCGGGGCTGAGTAGCGAGACTCTCGGCGACTGGGGCGAGGTGAAGCTGGAAGTGCGCCGGGTACTGCGGCGCTTTTTCAACAAGACCATCGAGCGGCGGCCGGTGATTCTGCCGCTGATTCTCGAGATGTGA
- a CDS encoding tetratricopeptide repeat protein → MIERTKTIIANVTVVAVVIVALIWGDSWYRQRTLFLRGEADLSAGKAMAAIADYEAAIHMYTPASTLVDESAQRLWGLGESFEQAGDAARALIAYRALRSSFYAVRWFLQPGKEWIARCDGKIAEILQRQGYRQP, encoded by the coding sequence ATGATCGAACGGACCAAAACAATCATTGCCAATGTGACGGTCGTTGCCGTCGTCATCGTTGCCCTGATCTGGGGTGACAGCTGGTACCGGCAGCGGACGCTGTTCCTCCGCGGCGAGGCGGACCTGTCCGCCGGCAAGGCGATGGCCGCCATCGCCGATTACGAGGCGGCGATCCACATGTACACACCGGCGAGCACCCTGGTGGACGAGTCGGCCCAGCGGCTCTGGGGGCTCGGCGAGTCCTTCGAGCAGGCCGGTGACGCCGCGCGGGCGCTGATCGCCTACCGGGCGCTGCGCAGCTCGTTCTATGCCGTCCGATGGTTCCTCCAGCCGGGTAAGGAGTGGATCGCCCGTTGCGACGGAAAAATTGCCGAGATCCTGCAGCGCCAGGGGTACCGGCAGCCGTAG
- a CDS encoding lysophospholipid acyltransferase family protein, with product MVNALIFLLFFVPLTLLCSGAAVIGSIFDRGGAFAHRCAYFWSSCGLGLARTRLLVHGRDAVPPTEPVIFMGNHQGNFDILALSRAIPRRFSWLAKEELFRVPLFGAAMMRAGYIPIDRSDGRKALRSLDAAAKRIKGGASVVIFPEGTRTPDGALLPFKKGGFLLAERAGVPIVPFTINGSMQVNPRNKLELHTGTISVRFAPPIPTAGEGAVRGSALVERVRAAIEAGLER from the coding sequence ATGGTTAATGCGTTGATTTTCCTTCTATTTTTTGTGCCGCTCACCTTGCTTTGCAGTGGTGCGGCGGTTATCGGCAGCATCTTTGACCGGGGGGGCGCGTTTGCCCACCGTTGCGCCTATTTCTGGAGCAGCTGCGGTCTCGGCCTGGCCCGGACCCGGCTGCTGGTCCACGGCCGGGACGCGGTGCCGCCCACCGAGCCGGTCATCTTCATGGGGAACCATCAGGGGAACTTCGATATTCTCGCCCTCTCCCGGGCGATCCCCCGGCGTTTTTCCTGGCTGGCCAAGGAAGAGCTCTTCCGGGTGCCGCTGTTCGGCGCCGCCATGATGCGCGCCGGCTATATCCCTATTGACCGGAGCGATGGCCGCAAGGCGCTGCGCAGCCTCGATGCGGCGGCCAAGCGGATCAAGGGGGGGGCCAGCGTGGTGATTTTTCCCGAAGGGACCCGTACCCCGGACGGGGCGCTGCTGCCGTTCAAAAAGGGGGGGTTCCTCCTGGCGGAACGGGCTGGGGTGCCGATCGTGCCGTTCACCATCAACGGCAGCATGCAGGTAAATCCGCGCAACAAGCTGGAGTTGCACACCGGGACCATTTCCGTCCGCTTCGCGCCGCCGATCCCAACCGCCGGGGAGGGGGCCGTGCGGGGGAGTGCCTTGGTCGAGCGGGTGCGGGCGGCTATCGAAGCGGGATTGGAGCGCTAG
- a CDS encoding single-stranded DNA-binding protein gives MASLNKVMLIGNLGKDPEVRYTPSGTAVASFPVATSERFKSKSGEWEEKTEWHNVVLWGRQAEVAGEYLAKGKTVYIEGRLQTRKWQDRDGRDRYTTEVVGEKMQMLGARGEGGGGGRPAGRGGADESFGPGPSYDEPAFNPDDDIPF, from the coding sequence ATGGCCAGTCTCAATAAAGTGATGCTGATCGGCAATCTCGGCAAAGACCCCGAAGTCCGCTACACCCCGTCCGGCACCGCCGTCGCCAGCTTCCCGGTCGCCACCTCCGAGCGGTTCAAGAGCAAGAGCGGCGAGTGGGAAGAGAAGACCGAGTGGCACAACGTCGTCCTCTGGGGACGGCAGGCGGAGGTCGCCGGCGAATATCTGGCCAAGGGAAAGACCGTGTACATCGAGGGACGGTTGCAGACCCGCAAGTGGCAGGACCGGGACGGTCGTGACCGCTACACCACCGAGGTGGTCGGCGAGAAGATGCAGATGCTCGGCGCCCGCGGCGAAGGGGGCGGCGGCGGCCGGCCCGCTGGGCGCGGCGGCGCCGACGAAAGTTTTGGCCCCGGCCCGTCCTACGACGAACCGGCTTTCAATCCGGACGACGATATTCCGTTCTGA
- a CDS encoding efflux RND transporter periplasmic adaptor subunit: MNYRYLLRFVSTFLILGVAVVTGRSLWNRYMNSPWTRDGRVRADVIKIAADVAGIVVDVPVKDNQLVRKGDILFAIDRERYQLALAKAEAALAARQAELAMRQQEAERRRQLENIAVSAELFQNSLSQVESSTAACDEARVAVQTAKLNLRRTEVRSPVDGYVTNLNVHRGDFASVGEAKLALIDKNSFAVYGYFEETKLQLLHLGDPVDIRLLGGGQVLKGHIESLARGIADRDNPPSHDLLSDVNPVMNWVRLAQRVPVRVRLDEAPTGVQLSSGMTCTVIVRPGAIKRKGAARKKG, encoded by the coding sequence ATGAACTATCGATACTTGTTACGATTTGTCAGTACTTTCCTCATTCTGGGCGTTGCCGTTGTCACCGGCAGGTCGCTGTGGAACCGCTACATGAACTCTCCCTGGACCCGTGACGGACGGGTGCGGGCCGATGTGATCAAGATCGCTGCCGATGTCGCCGGCATCGTGGTCGACGTGCCGGTCAAGGATAACCAGCTGGTACGAAAGGGGGATATCCTCTTTGCCATCGACCGCGAGCGTTATCAGCTGGCGTTGGCAAAGGCGGAGGCAGCCCTCGCCGCGCGCCAGGCGGAGCTGGCCATGCGGCAACAGGAGGCCGAGCGGCGCCGGCAGCTGGAAAATATTGCGGTGTCGGCGGAGTTGTTTCAAAACTCGCTTTCGCAGGTGGAGTCGTCGACCGCGGCTTGTGACGAGGCGCGGGTGGCGGTGCAGACGGCGAAGCTGAATTTGCGGCGGACCGAGGTCCGTTCGCCGGTGGATGGTTATGTCACCAACTTGAACGTGCATCGTGGCGACTTCGCCTCGGTGGGCGAGGCGAAGCTTGCCCTGATCGACAAAAACTCGTTTGCCGTGTATGGCTACTTCGAAGAGACGAAACTGCAGCTGCTGCACCTGGGGGATCCGGTCGACATCAGGCTGCTGGGGGGAGGGCAGGTGCTGAAAGGACACATAGAAAGCCTCGCCCGTGGCATTGCCGACCGCGACAATCCTCCCAGCCACGACCTCCTCTCGGATGTGAACCCGGTGATGAACTGGGTGCGGCTGGCCCAGCGGGTGCCGGTCCGGGTCAGGTTGGATGAGGCCCCGACGGGGGTTCAGCTTTCCTCCGGCATGACCTGCACCGTCATCGTGCGGCCGGGGGCAATCAAGCGAAAAGGAGCGGCCCGCAAGAAAGGATGA
- a CDS encoding DUF1656 domain-containing protein, translating into MMREIPILDALVPSLLLVFLLSIVIQVILDRIMGRLGVYRHVWHPPLFRLCLFICTFGALGLVVLR; encoded by the coding sequence ATGATGCGTGAGATCCCGATACTCGACGCGCTGGTGCCGAGCCTGCTGCTGGTATTTTTGCTCAGCATTGTTATCCAGGTGATTCTTGACAGGATCATGGGCCGGCTGGGTGTCTACCGGCATGTTTGGCATCCTCCCCTGTTTCGGCTCTGCCTGTTCATCTGCACCTTCGGTGCCTTGGGACTCGTGGTGCTGCGGTAG
- a CDS encoding FUSC family protein, which yields MNATAADTAKRWFASSRQELVGWVRSDAPGLLFSLKICLAALLAMVLSMLLEFDQPRTAMITVFVVMQPETGMVLAKSLYRVAATVVGTLAALVLVGLFAQQRELFLLGLAFWIGACTAGAAFHRNFRSYGFVLAGYTAAIIGLPSALQPAAFFSIAVGRVSEVCLGIVCAGVVSDLLFPRPLANAIYGNVASLYATFISLVRASLSGAANAAEVEKMHLAMVGKAITLESLRSAAVLEDAELRARNYRLRKLNSEFMAAATTFHSFQQLMKRLTRDDNPVGRALADIYRSLGGLVGAEAPESVAARTARRVAALRVLLSRRAREAERQLVAAGNPDSLQDFRTAVHLLIRLLRELHGYTRSYAALTGEDKAAAEQEAVRFDLRTDPVVALISGGRAFLAILVTAVFWIASGWTEGVSAVINAGIVSALFAAAPDPPAAVHRMITGFTGGLVVATIFKFLVVPSLDGVALLCLAMLPLLLAGSLVVARPRLVGIGTGFLIFFTYITAPTNPMSFNAIEAVNDGAATLIGIAVAGVVFATLVPAHGDWGKRRLMRQLRRQVQVACFQPVAGLRNRFESGTRDLLHRQLAGPPRSDAQERLLLAWFFSVLEIGHAVIQLRQSLDDNEAPADVETSVQGAVNALADLYRRPASPLWHLALARVGSCLDLVTVAGTSLHHDDHTKASLARIRTSLYLIRSALLDEEGVFAGVPAAPVAIAGGALHDA from the coding sequence TTGAACGCCACGGCTGCTGATACCGCGAAACGGTGGTTTGCCTCCTCGCGTCAGGAGCTGGTCGGCTGGGTGAGGAGTGATGCGCCGGGGCTGCTGTTCTCCCTGAAGATCTGCCTGGCGGCCCTGCTGGCCATGGTGCTTTCGATGTTGCTCGAATTCGATCAGCCGCGCACCGCGATGATCACCGTCTTCGTGGTTATGCAGCCGGAAACCGGCATGGTGCTGGCGAAAAGTCTGTACCGGGTCGCCGCGACCGTGGTCGGCACCCTGGCAGCCCTGGTGCTGGTCGGCCTTTTCGCCCAGCAGCGGGAGCTTTTCCTGTTGGGGCTTGCCTTCTGGATTGGGGCCTGTACTGCCGGGGCGGCATTCCACCGCAATTTCAGATCCTACGGGTTCGTGCTTGCCGGCTACACCGCGGCCATAATCGGGCTCCCCTCCGCTTTGCAACCCGCTGCATTCTTTTCCATTGCCGTGGGCCGCGTCAGCGAGGTCTGTCTCGGCATCGTTTGCGCCGGCGTCGTCAGCGATCTGCTGTTTCCCCGGCCGCTTGCGAACGCCATCTATGGCAATGTGGCAAGCCTCTATGCCACCTTCATCTCGCTGGTGCGCGCCTCACTCTCCGGAGCGGCCAATGCGGCGGAAGTGGAAAAGATGCACCTGGCGATGGTTGGCAAAGCGATTACCCTGGAATCGTTGCGGAGTGCGGCAGTGCTGGAGGATGCCGAGTTGCGGGCACGGAACTACAGGCTCCGCAAGCTTAACAGTGAGTTCATGGCGGCGGCAACCACCTTCCACTCCTTCCAGCAATTGATGAAACGGCTGACGCGGGATGATAATCCGGTTGGTCGAGCGCTTGCCGACATTTACCGATCTCTTGGCGGGCTGGTGGGGGCCGAGGCGCCGGAGTCGGTAGCGGCCCGCACCGCTAGAAGGGTCGCCGCGTTGCGCGTGCTCCTGTCGCGGCGCGCGCGGGAAGCGGAACGGCAACTTGTCGCCGCGGGGAATCCCGACTCGCTTCAGGATTTCCGGACGGCGGTGCATCTGTTGATCCGGTTGTTGCGGGAATTGCACGGTTACACGAGGAGCTACGCGGCACTGACCGGCGAGGATAAAGCGGCGGCCGAGCAGGAGGCTGTCCGGTTCGATCTCCGTACCGACCCGGTTGTGGCCCTGATTTCGGGGGGGAGGGCGTTCCTGGCGATTCTGGTTACCGCCGTCTTCTGGATTGCCTCCGGCTGGACGGAGGGGGTCAGCGCGGTCATCAATGCCGGTATTGTCAGTGCACTTTTCGCCGCCGCTCCCGATCCGCCTGCCGCAGTGCACCGCATGATCACCGGCTTTACCGGTGGTCTGGTGGTGGCGACCATCTTCAAGTTTCTTGTCGTCCCCTCACTTGACGGGGTGGCGCTGCTGTGCCTGGCCATGCTTCCTCTGCTGCTGGCGGGGTCCCTGGTAGTGGCCCGTCCCAGACTGGTTGGCATCGGCACCGGCTTCCTCATCTTCTTTACCTATATCACCGCTCCGACCAATCCCATGAGCTTCAATGCCATCGAGGCGGTCAACGATGGCGCTGCCACGCTGATCGGGATTGCCGTAGCGGGAGTGGTCTTTGCCACGCTGGTCCCGGCACATGGCGACTGGGGAAAAAGGCGGCTGATGAGACAGTTGCGCCGCCAGGTACAGGTGGCCTGTTTCCAGCCGGTTGCCGGTCTGCGCAACCGCTTCGAAAGCGGAACCAGGGACTTGCTGCATAGGCAGCTGGCCGGACCGCCGCGAAGCGATGCCCAGGAGCGGCTGCTGCTGGCGTGGTTCTTCTCGGTACTGGAAATAGGCCATGCGGTGATTCAGCTCCGGCAGTCCCTTGACGATAACGAAGCCCCGGCAGATGTTGAGACGAGCGTGCAGGGTGCCGTCAATGCCCTGGCCGATCTCTATCGCCGGCCGGCTTCGCCGCTCTGGCATCTCGCCCTGGCGCGGGTGGGGAGTTGCCTTGATCTCGTGACGGTAGCGGGGACCTCCCTTCACCATGACGACCATACGAAGGCATCGCTTGCCCGCATCCGCACATCTCTTTACCTCATCCGCTCGGCCCTGCTCGACGAGGAGGGAGTGTTTGCCGGCGTTCCTGCTGCTCCAGTGGCTATCGCCGGAGGAGCCTTGCATGATGCGTGA
- a CDS encoding efflux transporter outer membrane subunit, with translation MRCTIVSFSTVCILFVGGCASIPHTIAPASQLIDPGTLNMGRALQSAAEQAAPWPTEQWWQGYADPQLDRLVAAATAGNPTMRMAQARVAKVRALSDGARSNLLPHLGAEAAFTRERFSENQFIPPPYAGSWAWSNQATLDLSYDFDLWGRNRSSLAAALDYVQMASAEAQEVRLALETTVVRTYVNLSLQYALLDIARSTLRQREEILSITRKRLAAGLGTELDLRQAETPLPAARAEIERLSEAIDLLRNELSALTGKGPGDGDRIRRPTLSVALPVRLPELLPAELLGRRPDVVAQRWRVEAATKGIETAKAAFYPNINLSAFVGWQSLDFGKFLSPSSLIEGFGPALSLPIFQGGRLRSALAVSVADYDLAVESYNSTVIGALESVASEVVSLRSLEKQRAEAGNSCRLARRSYDIALRAFRAGVTDYLNVLNAQNQTFAEAQRKTQVEARYLDAYALLMQALGGGVPLKSPPAEGGRP, from the coding sequence ATGAGATGTACGATCGTTTCTTTCAGCACCGTATGCATCCTTTTCGTCGGCGGTTGTGCCAGTATTCCGCACACCATCGCTCCCGCTTCGCAGCTGATCGATCCCGGTACCCTGAACATGGGGCGGGCACTGCAGTCGGCCGCGGAGCAGGCCGCGCCGTGGCCCACCGAGCAGTGGTGGCAGGGATATGCGGACCCGCAGCTGGACCGCCTGGTGGCCGCCGCGACGGCGGGAAACCCCACCATGCGCATGGCACAGGCCCGCGTCGCCAAGGTTCGAGCGCTTTCCGATGGTGCGCGCTCGAACCTGCTCCCCCATCTGGGCGCGGAAGCGGCTTTCACTCGGGAGCGGTTCAGCGAAAACCAGTTCATCCCGCCACCCTACGCCGGCAGCTGGGCGTGGAGCAACCAGGCAACCCTCGATCTCAGCTACGATTTCGATTTGTGGGGGCGGAACCGCAGCTCGCTCGCCGCCGCCCTGGATTATGTCCAGATGGCGAGCGCTGAGGCGCAGGAGGTCCGCCTGGCCCTGGAGACGACGGTGGTGCGCACCTACGTAAATCTGTCGCTGCAGTACGCTTTGCTCGATATTGCCCGGTCGACCTTGCGCCAGCGGGAGGAGATATTGTCGATCACCCGCAAGCGTCTCGCCGCGGGGCTTGGCACTGAGCTCGACCTGCGACAGGCCGAAACGCCGCTCCCTGCTGCCCGCGCGGAGATCGAACGCCTGTCTGAGGCGATCGATCTGCTCCGGAACGAGCTGAGCGCTCTCACGGGCAAAGGGCCGGGCGACGGCGACCGGATACGGCGGCCAACCCTTTCCGTGGCGTTGCCGGTCCGGCTTCCGGAACTCCTCCCCGCCGAACTCCTGGGGCGCCGGCCGGATGTGGTCGCCCAGCGTTGGCGCGTGGAGGCGGCCACCAAGGGGATCGAGACGGCAAAAGCGGCTTTCTACCCCAACATCAATCTCTCCGCCTTCGTCGGCTGGCAGTCCCTTGACTTTGGCAAGTTCCTCTCGCCCAGTTCCCTGATCGAGGGGTTCGGCCCGGCGCTCTCCCTCCCCATCTTCCAGGGGGGGCGGCTGCGCAGTGCATTGGCCGTTTCGGTCGCGGATTACGACCTGGCGGTGGAATCGTACAACAGCACGGTGATCGGCGCCCTGGAGTCGGTCGCCAGCGAGGTGGTTTCGCTCCGTTCGCTGGAGAAGCAGCGTGCGGAGGCGGGCAATTCATGCCGGTTGGCCCGGCGCAGCTACGATATCGCGCTCCGGGCGTTCCGCGCGGGGGTTACCGATTACCTGAATGTCCTCAACGCGCAGAATCAGACCTTTGCCGAAGCGCAACGCAAGACGCAGGTGGAGGCGCGCTACCTCGATGCCTATGCCTTGCTGATGCAGGCGCTGGGTGGCGGCGTTCCGCTCAAATCGCCACCGGCAGAAGGAGGGCGGCCTTGA
- a CDS encoding sigma 54-interacting transcriptional regulator, translating to MLNRDDFFREVTIRICSSLDIRTALANTFEYLRRHVPLDILSLTVHDPALMAIRRVANIAADNVQLPEDIITIPKGLWKKLNDWRPTVPTIINSDRYEFFRLLAPFIQLEGNSKITVPLLIEGKPLGSLILCAQGEGKYNDAHLKLLATIASPFAIALANALSYEKLLKYSDRLLDDNRFLNRELTAQAGCEIIGGDGGLRHVMEMVRQVAPINNTVLLLGETGTGKEIIANAIHAASPRKNGPFIKVNCGAIPESLIDSELFGHEKGAFTGAVAEKRGRFERADGGSIFLDEIGELPPHAQVRLLRVLQNREIERVGGTRPIPVDIRVIAATHRNLEEMVTENSFREDLWFRLNVFPIMLPPLRQRKEDIPALTRYFMHQKSAELNLGAPLPLAPGALERLKNYSWAGNVRELENLVERELILHRGERLTFDSLAADGKIAHPAHLQNSGRQPGSLRLEDAMATHLRYVLEMTGGKIYGPSGAAALLDIKPSTLRWRLAKLGIEHGRQKKQG from the coding sequence ATGCTCAACAGGGACGACTTCTTTCGGGAAGTCACCATCAGGATTTGCAGCAGCCTGGATATCCGGACTGCCCTTGCCAACACCTTCGAATACCTCAGGCGCCATGTCCCGCTGGACATACTCAGCCTCACCGTCCATGACCCCGCCCTGATGGCGATCAGAAGAGTAGCCAACATTGCGGCCGATAACGTCCAACTACCGGAAGACATCATCACCATACCCAAGGGGCTCTGGAAGAAGTTGAACGATTGGCGCCCCACCGTCCCCACCATCATCAACTCCGACCGTTACGAATTCTTCCGCTTGCTGGCCCCCTTCATTCAACTTGAGGGCAATTCCAAGATCACCGTGCCGCTGCTCATCGAAGGAAAGCCCCTCGGCTCCCTAATCCTGTGCGCACAGGGCGAGGGGAAATATAACGACGCCCACCTCAAGCTGCTCGCCACGATAGCAAGCCCGTTCGCCATTGCACTGGCCAACGCCCTCTCCTACGAAAAGCTCCTGAAGTACAGCGACCGGCTGCTGGACGACAACCGGTTCCTGAACAGGGAACTGACCGCCCAGGCCGGCTGCGAGATCATCGGGGGTGACGGGGGATTGAGGCATGTGATGGAGATGGTGCGGCAGGTGGCGCCGATCAACAACACCGTGCTCCTGCTGGGCGAAACGGGCACCGGCAAGGAGATCATCGCCAACGCCATTCACGCGGCGTCGCCACGCAAGAACGGGCCGTTCATCAAGGTGAACTGCGGGGCGATTCCCGAAAGCCTGATCGACAGCGAGCTGTTCGGCCACGAGAAGGGCGCCTTTACCGGCGCCGTCGCCGAAAAACGCGGCCGTTTCGAACGCGCCGACGGCGGGAGCATTTTTCTCGATGAGATCGGGGAACTGCCGCCCCATGCCCAGGTGCGACTGTTACGCGTCCTGCAGAACCGGGAGATCGAACGGGTCGGCGGCACCCGCCCCATCCCGGTGGACATCCGGGTGATCGCGGCCACACATCGGAACCTGGAAGAGATGGTGACGGAGAACAGTTTTCGGGAAGATCTCTGGTTCCGGCTGAACGTCTTCCCCATTATGCTGCCGCCGCTCAGACAGCGAAAGGAAGACATCCCCGCCCTGACCCGCTACTTCATGCACCAGAAGAGCGCAGAGCTGAACTTAGGTGCACCACTTCCACTGGCACCCGGGGCATTGGAGCGGCTGAAAAATTATTCGTGGGCCGGCAACGTGCGTGAACTCGAAAACCTGGTGGAACGCGAGTTGATCCTCCACCGCGGGGAGAGGCTGACATTTGACTCCCTTGCCGCCGACGGCAAGATTGCGCACCCCGCACACCTGCAGAATAGCGGACGCCAGCCGGGATCACTGCGGCTCGAAGACGCGATGGCGACCCACCTGCGGTATGTACTGGAGATGACCGGCGGAAAGATTTATGGTCCCAGCGGCGCCGCCGCCCTGCTGGACATCAAGCCAAGCACCCTGCGGTGGAGACTGGCGAAGCTGGGGATAGAGCACGGCCGCCAGAAGAAGCAGGGCTAG
- a CDS encoding prolipoprotein diacylglyceryl transferase family protein — MSSFGFLAVITVALILYFWWGFTVLPGERWQILAAVPVSKSAPGAWRGVNLTWYGLLTANAYVVAVTHLFILLGALRIPRGGVALLAVALLAICVPASRLVARLVEKKAHTFTVGGAVFVGIVVAPWLILLLNRTAGTAHGFFLPPLATLAAIAIAYSFGEGLGRLACISFGCCYGKPLRDAPAPLRRLFAGRGFIFSGPLKKITYAHGLDGVAVLPVQAITAVLYALCGLVATALFLAGKTGVAFVTATAVTQLWRFLSEMLRADYRGEGRVSPYQIMGVLGVVYAGGAAFLLRNQPWRGADLAGAVAALWQPATIVFLQALWLAIFLYAGRSTVTGAELSFHVHRERV; from the coding sequence ATGTCCAGCTTCGGTTTCCTCGCCGTCATCACCGTGGCGCTTATCCTCTATTTCTGGTGGGGCTTTACCGTCCTCCCCGGCGAACGCTGGCAGATCCTGGCGGCGGTGCCGGTGAGCAAGTCGGCGCCGGGGGCCTGGCGCGGCGTCAACCTCACCTGGTACGGCCTCCTTACCGCCAACGCCTACGTCGTTGCCGTTACCCACCTCTTCATCCTGCTCGGGGCGCTGCGCATCCCCCGCGGCGGCGTTGCCCTGCTTGCCGTCGCCCTGCTCGCCATCTGCGTCCCCGCTTCGCGGCTGGTGGCGAGGCTCGTGGAAAAGAAGGCCCACACCTTTACGGTCGGCGGGGCGGTTTTTGTCGGCATCGTGGTCGCGCCGTGGCTCATCCTGCTGCTCAATCGAACCGCCGGGACGGCGCATGGTTTCTTCCTTCCCCCGCTGGCCACCCTGGCCGCCATCGCCATCGCCTACTCCTTTGGCGAAGGCCTCGGCCGCCTCGCCTGCATCAGTTTCGGCTGCTGCTACGGCAAGCCGCTGCGTGATGCCCCGGCGCCGCTGCGCCGTCTCTTTGCCGGCCGCGGCTTCATCTTTTCCGGGCCGCTGAAGAAAATTACCTACGCCCACGGGTTGGACGGCGTCGCCGTGTTGCCGGTCCAGGCAATCACCGCCGTTCTCTATGCCCTGTGCGGGCTCGTCGCCACGGCCCTTTTCCTGGCGGGGAAGACGGGAGTCGCCTTCGTCACGGCAACAGCGGTAACCCAGCTCTGGCGGTTCCTTTCCGAAATGCTCCGGGCGGATTACCGGGGCGAAGGGCGGGTGTCGCCGTACCAGATCATGGGCGTGCTGGGGGTGGTGTATGCGGGGGGGGCGGCTTTCCTGCTGCGGAATCAGCCATGGCGTGGCGCCGACCTTGCCGGGGCGGTTGCCGCCCTCTGGCAGCCGGCAACGATTGTCTTCCTCCAGGCGCTCTGGCTGGCGATCTTTCTCTATGCCGGCCGCAGCACCGTCACCGGGGCCGAACTCTCCTTCCACGTTCACCGCGAACGGGTATGA